The window CTCTTTGTCGACCACAACTTGCTAGAACCCATGACGGGATTCAACTCGAGCGGAGCGAGTAGGAAAAAGTACGGACTGAAGGGAGACGGACGAACAGGCGGGGCTTTCCCACCAGTCCGGGAATCAAACGGAATTCGTGTCCGTCGATTCTTTGCCGCTCGATTGTCGGCAGAGCTTTTGCAGTCCGCCCTTGATCAGGCTACGACGTAATGCCAGTGGGAATTACTCGCGCCAGATGGCCCAATGATTGTCTAGGGCGTCCATCTGTTCAGGCGTATGGCCCCCCAAACGCAGGAGTGCCATGATCTGCCCCCGGTGGTGGCTGTCATGCACCACCGTATGCATCAGGAAATGCACCGGATTCGACTGGTAGGTGCTCTCATTCCACGGATCCGCGAAAGGCTGGTTCTTTTCCAGAGCGCCCTGCACGGCCCTGAGCGCCGCCTCGTCACTGAGGGCGAAGGCTTCCCCGAGGTCGGCAGGGTCTTGACCTTCCCAGCGCCACACGAACGTATCGTCTACCACTCGGAACAGCGGCTCGGCGTGCGCCGGAGAGATGTTTGAGAGCCAATCGGCGCGGAATCCAGCCATATGGGCCAGGTGCTTGCCTACCGTCCAGCCGCCGCGCTCATCGCTGAGGCCAAAATCCGTGGGGGTCAGGGCGGTCAGGAGGACTGCGTTCACGCGGGCGTTGCGGCGAAAAGTTTCCAGTGGCAGGGTCAGATCGGGCATACATTCATTCTCCGGATGTGGGGCAGTTCTGGGCGGGTGGCGGGCCAGGCGAAGATCGCCCGCAGGCACTCAGCGCTCGTAGAAAGCGGGCGGCTCGGTGCCCAGGGCCCGCAGATACACATAGGCCTGAGCGCGGTGATGAATCTCGTTGTCAATGGCATAGATGGCCGCGACCCAGCCAGTCATTTCTCCCCAGGGAAGCTGATGGAGGCGCATAAAGAACGCCAAATCAGCAGTCGGAGCCTCGGCAGCGATGCGCCCACTCAGGGCGTCCCAGGTACTCAGCAATTCAGATTTGCTGCGGGGGCCAGCAGTCCAGTCTGGTTCGCTCCAGTCGCTCCCGGTCAGGCCGCCGAGCGTCATCTCGCTGACCATGTGAATCTCGGTAGCCATCACGCCGAAGGGACGCATGGGCGGGGCCGCAGTGAAGGTGAACAGCTGGTCTTCCGGAAAGGCCTCGATCACGCGGCGGGTGAGGGCGCGGTGGCCCTGCCAGTGGCTTACGAAGTCTTCCAGAGACAGGATGGACGGGCGGGTGGTGGTCGTCATGTTTGAGCCTCCTGAGATGAACAGCCTGGGGCTGAATCTGTCCTCAGCGTAATGCCAATTCCCGTCAGAACGTGTCGCTTTTCACGGTCTGTTCGAATTAGACTCAGGCCATGTACGATCCGTCGATGCGCGTGCTGACTGTGCTGGAACTGCTTCAGTCCCGCGAGGAAGTCAGCGGCGCGGAGTTGGCCCGCCGCCTGGAAGTCAGTCCCCGCACTGTGCAGCGCTATGTGGCCCGGCTGCAGGACCTGGGAATTCCTGTCGAGGGTCGCCGGGGCGTGGGGGGAGCGTACCGCCTGAAACCCGGATTCCGCCTGCCACCCCTGATGTTTACGCCCGAGGAAGCGCTGGCCGCCGCACTGGGCCTGAGAACGCTCCGGCACCTGGGGCTGCACGCGCTGGCCCCCGCCGCCGAGGCCGCCAGCGCCAAACTGGCCCGCACGCTGCCAGCTGCCCTTAAAGATGACGTGCAGGCGCTAGAAGACAGTGTCCAACTGGACGCCTCGCCCTGGGTCGTCACCACCGACGCGCGGCTGTTGGCGACATTGCTGCAAGCGGTGCATACGACCTGCCGTGTGGCGTTTATGTACGCCGCTCCCGCCACCCCGCCGATTCTCCGCCAGGCCGACGTGTACCGCGTCGTCCACCTGGATGGGCGCTGGTACGCGGTAGGCCACTGTCATCTGCGTGCCGCGCTCCGCTCCTTTCGACTTGACCGCATGAGTGATCTGAGCGTCCTGAGGGATCCGTTCACGCCCCCACCCGGTTTTGACGCTGCCGCCTACCTCCGCTCCACCCTACACGCCGCACCGACCGCCTTCGAAGTCAGTGTGTGGCTAGACTGCCCTCTGGAAGACCTGCGGGGCCGAGTGGCCGTCTGGGGCACTGACCTGACCGCAGAAGGCGCCGGCACACGCCTGCGCGCCCAGCGCGAGAATCTGGGCAGTTTCGCGGCATTCTTGTTGGGTGTGGGCTGCGCCTTTCGGGTCGAGAGTCCCCCAGAACTGCACGCAGAGTTCCGGGCACTGGCCGAAAGATGTGCGGCGCAACTGCAGGCCTACCGACAAGCGTAAGCCGGGGCGAGCGCGTGTCGACGCGGTTCTGGCAAGTCGTTGTCGGTAAAGAGGAGGAGAGGGGCACCTGCTGCCCACCTGTCAGGGCGCAGGCCCCAGCGGTCACCATCCAGCAGTACGCTTCGGACACACGCATCTGCTTGACGTTCTGGAGGATGCGGGCGAAAGGCAGCTTGAGCGGGTCGCCCACCCAGCCCCGTGCGGCCTGATCGGCGGCGCTGCGCTGGAAGGGAGGGTAGACCGCCGAAGTGCCTCGCTGCCGGATCGAGGCGGCTTCAGGCAACAGGGTCGAACTGACTCAGGAAGTGCGCCGCGTGCGGGTGGATTTTGCTGCCTTTGGTGACCGCTCGCTAGCTTACGCTACAGATATTCAGCCGGAAAATTGAGAGATTCGGGGCCTCATCGCCGTGGACGCCGTGCGGTTTGCCCAAGCCCTTCAGCACGCCATGGCCACCCACACCTCGCGCAAGCTCGGGGCAGTGCTGGGGGACGAGTCGTATCTGCTGGCGCCGATTGAATGGCACGTCACCCACAGCCAGGGCGATTCGTGGTCGTAGGCCTGTACCGCTCACCACCTCACCCGAAAGTTCGCCGCCAGATGGGCAAACGGTGTACAGAGCCCTGGGTGTTTTTCAGAACGGAGAGCACTACCGTAGCCCGCATGTACCGCATCCACCGCACGGACTTCCCCAAAGGCCAAACCGTTGAGTTGCCCCGCTACCGGATCGACGTCTTCAACGACCACTCCGTGGAGTTGAGTCCAGACCAATCTTTCCTCGAGGTGGATTTGGCGGCGTTCGATTCCCGTTCTCTGATCGCTGCTATGGGAGTGCAGCGTGAGGGGCGAGAGGTTCGGGGCTTGATCGCTGTGAATGCGGTGCCCTTTGCGAACGCCCGCCGACAAGCTTTGGCGCAGGGGCAGGAGTTTGGTGCTGTTTTAGAAGACGTCTGGTATGTGTTGGCTCCCATAAACTTGTACTTCACCCCCCGCGCAGGTGAAGACGTGGTCGTGGGTCTGTACCGCTAGACGAGTGCTGCCGCACCCTGCCAACGGAAGAGGTCGGTGTGCGTTCGTCTCGCAGAGGAACGCGCGAGCGTAGGCCGCATGCTGTCCACCATCCGCACCACGTTCCCCAAGGGTCTGAAAGTCAACGTGCCCTGCTACCACATGGATCACTTCAACGGCAAGAACTTGGAACTGACGCCTGAAGGACAGCAGCTTGAGGTTGATTTTGCTCGCTTCAATGCACTTTCCATCGCCAACGCGACCGCCATCTACCGCAACGGCTGGGAGATTCGGGGCTTGATCTCCGTGGAGTCTTGGCCGTTCGCCCACGCCCTCCACGCAGCCTCGATGGACGGCAACACCCACCGCTTCGGAAGCGTCTTTAACGACGTGTGGTATCAGGCAGCTCCGATCGACCCACGATTCACCCTGAGTGCGTGACTCCACCCAGAATGCACTGGGTTGAGGGTTACTTTAATCAATAAATAATGATTCGCAGTTCTGGGCTGGGGTTACGAAGCTGTAACGGGACAAGCCCTAGGGTGGCCAAGTCTTTGCGGCGGGCCCGGTTGAGTTGGGCTCCCCCGTTCTGTTTTTTGTGCTGTCTAGGAGGTTCTATGGCCCGTACGCTTGAGCAGTCGTTTCAGGTGCGCTTTCACTATGCTGTTGAGTTCACTTCACACCTTTTCGACACGTCCAATGCCGTCTTCGCAACAACGGTCGGCCAACAACGTTCGGCCTGCAAAGTTCTGGTGGTGATGGACGATGGACTGGTCGCTCACCATCCAGAGCTTCCGCTCGCTGTTACCGAGTACTGTCAGGTTCACCGCCTCAACCTGGTGGCCCCCGTCATGATTCTTCCGGGGGGCGAGGCCGTGAAACAAGATCCGGTTAACGTCACTCTGGTGCAGGACGCGATCAATATGTACGGCATCGACCGGCACTCTTTTGTGGTCGTGGTCGGTGGGGGGGCGCTGATCGATCTGGTCGGCTACGCTGCGGCGACCGCCCACCGGGGCGTACGTCTGATCCGGGTTCCAACCACCGTGCTGTCTCAAAACGACAGCGCCGTCGGCGTGAAGAACAGCGTCAACGCTTACGGGAAGAAAAACTGGCTGGGAACGTTTGCGCCGCCTTTTGCCGTCCTGAACGATCTTCATCTGATCGAAACCCTGGAGAACCGCGACTGGCTGGGCGGTCTTTCGGAGGCGGTCAAGGTCGCCCTGCTCAAAGACGAAGAGTTCTTCGCCTTCCTGGAAGCCCATGCTGACGCGCTGCGTACCCGCAACCTCCAGTCGATGGAACATGCCATTTACCGCTGCGCGCAGCTCCATCTCGACCACATTGCCACCAGTGGCGACGCCTTCGAACAGGGTTCGTCCCGGCCGTTGGATTTTGGTCACTGGGCCGCCCACAAGCTGGAGGCCCTGACAGGCTATACGTTGCGGCACGGTGAGGCAGTGGCCATGGGAATCGCGCTCGACAGCACCTACGCCCACCTGCAGGGATGGTTGCCCGAGAACGACTGGCAGCGAATTCTCACTCTCTTTGAGCGGCTGGGCTTGGCTGCATTCCATCCGCTGATGCTGCAGTCGCTTGACGATGCCAGCGATCCCCACAGTCTGCTGCACGGCCTGCAGGAATTCCGTGAACACCTGGGAGGGCAGCTGACCATCATGTTGCTTGACAGCATCGGAAGAGGGCGGGAAGTCCATGAGATGGATCTCGATCTGGTGGCCCGCAGCGTGCAGATCCTGGCCACCCGTTCGCCCTACTCCAGCTCAGGCCCGAACCCATCCGCTCAATCTCCGGAGGAACCCGCATGGACGACTACCGCAATACCTGCCCCCTAAGTCAGACGCAGCTTCTTGATGACTCTTTTATGGATCACCGTGCCCAGCTCCTGGCACTGGCCGCCTTCCTAGACCGTTTCGAGCGCTCTGCCCTGCGAAACGCTGAGACTGATTTCCGAATGGAGGCCTTTAAAGAAGCGCTTCAGCTCTTGGTGGAGCCTGGGCCTGAGCGGGCCCGCCGCGTGCAGCTGGTCATGAGTGACCACAACTCGGCGCTGCTGGACGTTCGGGATGGCCAAAGCGCTTACGGCGCCTCGGTTCACCCGGCTCAGATGAGTCCTCACGACGACCAGGGGGCGGCCCAGTGAAGTACATCGATTTGCACGCCCACATGATTTCTCGAACCACCGACGATTATCACCGGATGGCGCTGACAGGCTGTGTGGCGGTGACCGAACCTGCCTTCTGGTCTGGCCGTGACCGTCTTGGGCCGCTGGCCTTTGCCGATTATTTCGATCATCTCACGTCCTTTGAGCCAGCCCGGGCCGAGCAGTACGGTATCGCGCACTACACTTGGCTGTGCCTCAATCCTAAAGAAGGAGAAGACCGGGAACTGGCCCGGCAGGTTCTGGCCCTGATTCCTGACTTTCTGGATCGCCCGAATGTGCTGGGGATCGGCGAGATTGGACTCAACCGCGTGACCCGCAATGAGATGGCCACGTTCCTTGACCACGTCGAACTGGCCCTTGAGCATC of the Deinococcus sp. QL22 genome contains:
- a CDS encoding YafY family protein, encoding MYDPSMRVLTVLELLQSREEVSGAELARRLEVSPRTVQRYVARLQDLGIPVEGRRGVGGAYRLKPGFRLPPLMFTPEEALAAALGLRTLRHLGLHALAPAAEAASAKLARTLPAALKDDVQALEDSVQLDASPWVVTTDARLLATLLQAVHTTCRVAFMYAAPATPPILRQADVYRVVHLDGRWYAVGHCHLRAALRSFRLDRMSDLSVLRDPFTPPPGFDAAAYLRSTLHAAPTAFEVSVWLDCPLEDLRGRVAVWGTDLTAEGAGTRLRAQRENLGSFAAFLLGVGCAFRVESPPELHAEFRALAERCAAQLQAYRQA
- a CDS encoding DinB family protein gives rise to the protein MPDLTLPLETFRRNARVNAVLLTALTPTDFGLSDERGGWTVGKHLAHMAGFRADWLSNISPAHAEPLFRVVDDTFVWRWEGQDPADLGEAFALSDEAALRAVQGALEKNQPFADPWNESTYQSNPVHFLMHTVVHDSHHRGQIMALLRLGGHTPEQMDALDNHWAIWRE
- a CDS encoding 3-dehydroquinate synthase — its product is MARTLEQSFQVRFHYAVEFTSHLFDTSNAVFATTVGQQRSACKVLVVMDDGLVAHHPELPLAVTEYCQVHRLNLVAPVMILPGGEAVKQDPVNVTLVQDAINMYGIDRHSFVVVVGGGALIDLVGYAAATAHRGVRLIRVPTTVLSQNDSAVGVKNSVNAYGKKNWLGTFAPPFAVLNDLHLIETLENRDWLGGLSEAVKVALLKDEEFFAFLEAHADALRTRNLQSMEHAIYRCAQLHLDHIATSGDAFEQGSSRPLDFGHWAAHKLEALTGYTLRHGEAVAMGIALDSTYAHLQGWLPENDWQRILTLFERLGLAAFHPLMLQSLDDASDPHSLLHGLQEFREHLGGQLTIMLLDSIGRGREVHEMDLDLVARSVQILATRSPYSSSGPNPSAQSPEEPAWTTTAIPAP
- a CDS encoding DinB family protein; translation: MTTTTRPSILSLEDFVSHWQGHRALTRRVIEAFPEDQLFTFTAAPPMRPFGVMATEIHMVSEMTLGGLTGSDWSEPDWTAGPRSKSELLSTWDALSGRIAAEAPTADLAFFMRLHQLPWGEMTGWVAAIYAIDNEIHHRAQAYVYLRALGTEPPAFYER